CAGTTTTTCAAAATAGACTGAATTCTTtataaaaaaagcacaatgcccgGAGCAAAATGGTCTTGTTAGTTTATCTGGACAGTTGTTTGactcaaagtggcttcaggaatcagTTTTCTTCTCAAGGCTCGAGGTTCAGAAGGACACCCAAAGGCGATGGCCTATGTAGGTTGTCCCAACCTCTATGAAAGTCAGAAATTTGGATTTCAGGAGAATTATATACACTCTCTCATGGCTTCCTCCTTTGGATCATGATCTCGTTatagaatctctgatcaaaaatgttcaataaatggtaattgggcactatctggtttttaagatctcaggcaccatacagcaaatcaggaggtagaatagaaacatACTAGACCAATTTTCTGAAATaatcaatgaaaccatgaccctaaggtcttCCAActaaggaaacaaatctcatgaggtgtttgtttatgtATAAGTAGCATCAGTAACTGTTTTCTCTGTGCCTCTGCAGCAACCATATTCTGTAAAACTTATGACTGTGTATTAATATAAATATAGCAACATTTATTAAGGCACAAAATATTCCTTGAGAGAACTAATAGAAAGTCTAATACTATTCTAATCTGTAGAACCaatcatagctcaaatttcagacacttttctggttatgatatttacaacttttttaagtttaccaacaggaacttctaattcaaattttaaaataactaaacccatcagttagataatttaggagaaaagaggaaaatggtttcttatatctagAAAATAGGACCTTAAGttattatttccagaaagaaagaccttaaaacatcagcaatattctcaCCTAAAACCCATAGTATTGTTTTGTTTACTCAGTCTTACGTAGTTAACTTCTGTTGCAAGTGATCCTGGATCCACTGCAGTCTGTAAAGCCATCAGCTTCTACACAGAGGTTCTAGAAATCTTGATTGAGTCCAGTCACAGTCTTTTTCAtaagtccaatatagtccatcttttttagttgagatattctggtcaaatgttttcagaaaatcagtaaagtaaaaacttatctgtagatgacaaaacttaacatggtcatgattaatttataaacataattccTTATAGTGAAAGACccgatagaaattaattacaagcataacataaaggccaaataaaatcagttacaaaaaaaaaaaaactttagataaaaatatttgcaataataacattaaccatatttttaaagaacttccaATGTAACGCATAATAATCTTGTGACATAATGCCATATACTCGGGATAGCCCAAGAACGTTctaagattatcaagtctctaaatacctgaagaGTAATTCTTCATTCAATCTATTGGTTTTGATGTTGCtagattcaaaaaaataaagttttaaccAAGTTAGCAATCATTTGTTGCCTAATATTAAGCAAAAACACGAGAGGAAATACCAACCTATAAATTTTAACACAAAGAGAAGGAATCAGGCACTTCTCATGATTTTAACAACACGTTCTAAAATTTTGTGTCTTCCcaacttgtcaggagtttatcataagttactaagaaacaatattttatttaaccaaaaatcttaaagtaaaaaccttaaattttttttttttttaaggccatatTGTTTGGTTTCTAACTCAGGAATCTTATTGTAATGACAGACTGAACCTTTTCGTCTTTGAAGTAGAATACACAAAGAAGAGATTAACTCTTTAACTGAGTAACCAAAGaaagttttgttattttaacagtgataaacctaattctttgttttatatgctatttaacattaaagtgcttaaaaatctcataaattaaaccattaactTCAGTCaaacagataaaacttttgaccattattaagtaaaatttttttttcaataaacctcttaaatgtttttttgttgtattttttttatctcttatagTACATCACCTTAACTGGGAAAAATGAAATCACTCATTAGCAGACCTAAATGTACacatatgtatttttctttttggcttcttAAAGTTCTCTTACAACAGAGAGGACTTGTTTacacagtatctttttttttttttttaatcgggaTCCGCCCAGTTTCTGATAACTACAGTAAAACAgcaatttttttatcttttgtcttaaaagagtTTTTACCTagttgaaaggaatcttttaaaAGGTTCTCCGGAGCTATAGGATCCTGGAGACTAGGACTGGGGGCTGAGAAGGCCTGATCTTGCCTGGCCCTACCTGCCTTTTAACTCtaggtagaagacaagattaggtcGTTTCtgattcattctgactcatgtttaAATTGatctaggcattttgaaaggctattTGCCCAGTAAGTACCAAAGTTCTTTAGCAATTTTGGAAATGAATCTATCAATTTTTAGTTAGGGAGACTGGGGGCTGGAGGTAGTCATCTCAATTCATTTATATAAGTTTAAGTGCACCTAGGCATTTTGAAATGCaaaagataataatttttttctctttatttcagtTAGAGTAAACTTGGCAGGTCAGTTCTATTAGCCAAGAGATTTTTAACCCTATACTTCTTTCAGTTTTtgaagccttttcttttttttttcaatcgtaAGAAAAGAATTTCAGAATTTCTAATATTTAAGGATGCATCCTAGGGGTGAATCTCTTAGtatgttttcttgatttttcattGAGTCTAACTATTCTCAAGAACCtggttttctatttttatgggtAGTTGATACCAccagttttttcttttagtctaacagaaatttatttgtctCACACACTGCAACCAAGAGTCTTCTGAGCTCTGGGAGAGaacctctttttaaaatcttaacactCTGCTCTGATTGTTCTCTGTATTGTGATTCAAATCCCAGTCTAGACTGAAAATCTGATCTCCGCATgcatctctccttttttttttttttttagcccaatCAACAAATCTTTGGGAGTCTCTGTAAGTATGTCTTAATTCACTCTgaatatacattttttcaccagtCACTTTCTATGCATCACACATAAATTACACGTATGACACAGACAGAGGCGACGGAGATAatcttgcagtctcaacctcTCAGACAGCCAGCCAGGTTACAGAGGTGATCTTGGCagcctcaacctcccagacagccccCGTCACACATAAGATTCACCCataagatgaatagataaacagaaCTCTCGGACCAGACAATCCAGAAGGGAAAAGGGGAACGAGGAtaatcttagtgaggtctaacacattactaggaatgtctcaatctccacttcaatcctccagatacctcttATCCCCAATGCCAGGTGGAGGGGCTTCAATCACCCCATCTAAACCAATAGAGATGTCTATACCCACTCCCCAAAACCAGGGTGCACCAACCAGAGACAGACAACCATCCAAACACAAAAACCCACCGccgatacacacacatatgcctgcccagctctagagtcaccaagagtccctccttgcGATCCTACTCACGGAGACAGTCATCCAAGGTGCCACTCGCCTTAGAAACGAAGGGCCCGGGTCCAGTTCCGGAAGCCGAGCTGATCCGCCCTTCCCGCCCGGCCCTGAGCGCAACAGGGAGAGGGTCGCCGACTCGCCTCAGGATCCTGGTTAGGTCTTGCCTTCACACAcctctttggcgcggttggggaccggtgaCGCCGCAGGGAAGCCCGGGTCGGGGACAGCCTCGGGGACAAACAGAGTCCccagcggccgcttggtaggagaactgtcgaTCGGGCCCGGGCCCCGCAGCgaggccacttttttttttttttttttatgggccaccAAATTGTTACGCAATTTCgcgagttagagccgcctgccgcaaatagccaattcttgagacaggggtgaggtgggtagcaagagctgtATTAGATATACCATTGGAGAcggaggggaatgatctcctcctaaagtcatctgtctcaccagactacccatgggttcgggtttttaagggaaaaggggccataagttttagggacttgtggaatgtgcactctctttcttctgtttggttttggtggttgtatctcaaacatgttgatcttttcctgccattatcccatcagctcagggggtagctggtGCCATCCTTcctcttatttgacaggcttagatcagtatcacttgttttccacagtcctaaaggaaacattggttaacacttaaccatttggggagctaacatcaggaccttacttggaggcaggggtgggctaggggagggaaagaagagaaagaagaaggaaaaaaaaaattggctcaggtactgttcaagatatggctgagcagcctgtttcagttACATAGTTTGTTATCCCTTCCAGTTCTAGGATTTTTCTCCTATTGAGGGTAAAAAaggtcttccttccttctccttcactAATTGACTCCTAATTAAAACCAACCAGAAAATAGAATCAGGTATGCTAATCTTCTCTTTAAGGACACATGCAACTTAATTATTACAGTTTCTTTGTGGAACaaataaattaataacaaaactacacctattttatatatatagaatatatatatatattaacatgttaaaaaaattcagttctaaaaacatcacaaagtctTCTTACCAATAACACAAATCAGAGCTGGATGGTAAACATATTGATAGGGGAAAAAAAGCTACAAACGGGTAGAATCTAACAAGGTAACAAGTATAAATATAGGGTTCTATgcttaaattggaaaccctggtggtgtagtggttaagcactacagctgctaaccaagagctcggcagttcaaatctgccaggcgctccttggaaactatagggtaattctactttgtcctatagggtcgctatgagtcggaatggacttgacggcagtgggttagtgggttatgcttaaattaaaaataaaaagctatagataaataaataatgtgttAACAGCATTACATATATTGCATATTTACCAGTTTTAAAAAACAGTGCAATCCATATGAGTTGATTTATGTATGGTAACCAGTTGAAATATGTTCAAAGGAACATAAAAAGAATAAGAAGAGGCATGGAAAGCAGGTTCTATAGTGATCAGCAAAAGGTTTTAagagtggaaaccttggtggtgtagtagttaagagctacagctgctaaccaaatgttggcagttcaaatccactaaccgctccttggaaactatatggggcagttctattctgtgtattggggtgctatgagtctgaatcgactcaatggcaatgtttttttttttagcctaaatTACAGAGGGCATGTGTAGATGTctttattcaaatgactgccatgGGGTCTTTCTATGAGAAATGGTTTTGTATGGTTTAAGGGTTACAGCTAGGACTGGGGCTCAGATTTCAACTTAACCTAAGTAAAATGACATGACAAAATAAATTCTGAATATCACTTGCCAAGGAGACTAGAGGGAATTTAAGTTTTTTATGGGTAGCTAGAAAATTCCATGTAACCATGAACGTCAATAAATATCACATAGcaatcctttggaaaccctggtggtgtggtggttaagtgctacagctgctaaccaaatggttggcagttcaaatcctccaggcgctgcttggaaactctatggggcagttctacccttgtcctatgggggtcgctatgagtcggaatcgactcgacggcactgggtttggttttttgtttttagcaatCCTTCTACTTTTCCTGTTTTACATTATTTCTTCTTGACTATaattaaattctgtttttttttttttgtaggcatCTTTAGTATTGTTGAAAAAACATAATtacaaacatttgccaatttgacATTTTTCAAGTATGCAAtccagtgacaccaattacatcaatcattcTTGAAATATTCCTCAAACAACTTATGCTGCTTATCCAGAAATCGCTTTTAAATCTGTGCTATATGTCTGTGGTAGTTATCATGGTCTTTGTAGAATCAATGTTTCAAAAGGTAGAGAGTGTGAACTGGGTGGCTGGTGAGTGAAATTGATAGGAACATGTGATGTgaggcttttctttcttgctcttttgccactgattaaaacaaaaaaaagtcataatgcttattattattaattttaatttaaagttaAAATTTAAAGTGACTTCTTTTAGTACAACATCCTGCTACCAGAACTGGGTAGAGAATGTGATTTCTTGGATTCAGACATTAGTTTTTTCCCTGTGGCAAGCCTCATAAGATAAAGTCAGCAACATCATCATTTGCATCTAAAATGTTCTTTGTCTCCTACAGGCAGCACTTATTAAGCTAGCCAGATTCCTAAAGATAGTAGTAGGATTCCATTTATGTCTTACCTTGTGGTGGCACACCATTGAAATGAAAAATGAGTAAAGAAAAAAGTTacacatacttaaaaaaatgCTAACCCAACAAAAAGATGGTAAGGAGTAGTTCTAGTGTGTTTTAAGTGTTTGTAAATGAATAGTGATgggtaattttttaaatacagagtCAGGGTGGGGCTACTGCCAAAAAAGCTGATGACAATCAGAAAGAGAATCCATGAGTGTCCCCATATTGTCAAGCTTTTCAAGCAGTGAGAGCTGTGCAGGAATCCTTCTGTGAACCATAGAAATAATAAACGCTGAGCCCATTGGAACATAATCTCAATCAGCAAGATGCCACTGCTTTCCAGATTTCCTCACAGGGCCCTGCTAATTCCATGCCAAAACTAGCAGTGGATTTCTTCCTTCTAATCTCGCCTAACGCCTTATTTGATTATTGTCACTGTTCTCCGACCATGGACTGTCCCTTCAGACTCTCATTTCCCAACTAAGTCAATCAGAGGAGACTGAGTGTCAGTCAGGACGTCACCTAAGACTGAATTCAGACCACCGTGTTCCATATGAAAAAACGACCACAAGGACGAGGACAGCAACAGAACCACCTCAAAGTTTTTCTGACAACTTCCTTATCAATTGGATTACTGACTGGAAGCAAGCAAGGAAAAGGGATATGAGGGGTTCGGAAGATTGCTCTCGTTGATTGGCAAAGAGGAGGTAGTAGGAGGGAAGAGCATACCAGGAGGAGGGTGAACGGGgcattttggttttggtaagatggCATCGCCTCTGCCCTGGCTCTACTTTATTCTATGGTGAGTaagattattttctgcttttttctgttaaaaaaaaaaaggccagatcaAATCACGGAAGATTCCAGGGGTGGTGAGTCATGTATTTGTGATGGGGAGGACTAGGGTGGACTGTATCACATATCTCCTCTAATGTCAGAGTGAGTACCATTGACCTTCTATTCATAGGCTAGATACCACTCTGGGGAATCTCAAAGAAGAAGGAAACCTATACTCACAGAACATCAGCCGGATCCTGGACAATCTGCTTGAAGGCTACGATAATAGACTGCGACCGGGATTTGGTGGTGAGAGCCCACATCCTTGCTAGACCAAACCCCTGAACTCTCCTGTTCTATACTGCCCTCCCAAGATACTCCCAAGACCCCAAGGCATCATAAAGGAGTTAGTTTAGCAGAATGATAAAGTGCAGGGGTGCTGGAGTGAGGCCATGAGTGTTCccatccagtctctgcctcttacACTATTAGTGACGTTATGCAAGTTATTTgaactttctaagcctcagtttccccaaatgTAGTGTGGGTGTATGAACAGTGCTTGCCTCATAGAATTGCGTGAGTGTTGAATGAGATTCTCCTTGTAAAACACTTTAGCAAGTGGCCCATTTAAGCCATCAATATATATTAGCTATATTACCATTTTTAAAACATTGTcgtgcagtcaattctgactcctagagactgTATggagcagagtagaaccgccccatagggtttccaggctgtaaatcttttgcagaaaaagaatgctacatctttctcccaaagcgcagctggtgggtttgaaccacaagcctttcggttaacagctgaggatttaaccactgtgccaccagggttacttagttttcttcttaaaaaaaaagaaaactgttgccatccagATGaccagactcacagtgactctctaagacaaagtagaactacttcattgggtttccaaggagtgtctggtggagtcaaactgcagaccttttggttagcagccaagttcttcacCACTGGGCCGCCAGCGCTCCCATTTTCTTCTACTCCCTAATATTTCCTCAATTTGATCAGAATGCATTCAAAATCAGGCAACTGATAAGAGTTTTCAGAGTTGAAAGGCACATTATGAAGAGTTGTGATTGCATTAGGAAGAGTTGTGGATTCTGGCTCTGAGAAGGAGCTCTGCAGTGGAGTTGTAAGTTCTGTTCCCTTAACACTATTGGTGATAATTTCTCCCTCGGGACTATTTTCAGGTGCTGTCACCGAAGTCAAAACAGACATTTATGTGACCAGTTTTGGGCCAGTGTCAGATGTGGAGATGGTGAGTGAGCTTGAAGGGATGCGGGGATTTGTACCTAAGAGAGGAGGGCTGGGTCATAGAACTAATAATAATGGACAATGGCACCAAGTTCTGCTCAGATTCATGATGCAGTATGTGTGCTCATACTGGGAGGGCACTGCCATTAGAGTAGGTTACTGGCTTAAGCTCTTTCACATCTCACTAAGGACTTGGCCTGGATTCATTAATCTGAGGGACTTTTTAAGATTATATTCTCTTTTTTGTCCATGTATCGTGCACTGAATTCTTTGCTACAGAGAAAACGTTTTCctctttttggtgaagtcctaGCAAATTTGTTgatacaggagaaaaaaaaaagctgcaaagaTTCTATGTCATATAAGAGTATATTGAAGACATCCATAAAATGTAAAACATCCCTGTCTCTTATAGTACATGATTATCAGTATCAGCATATATTATTAAAACGGTAAAGGGCTTTTGGAAAGGCTGATGCATTCTACCTGTCACATTGCACATGAACCAGTAGGTGTTCTTGAGGCTCTGTTCCAGGTGCAGATGGCTATAGGATTCCTAAGATGGTATTTATAGTAAATGGCAATACAAACCTGAGCTAGTCTTCTAGAACAAAGTGTATCATGATATTCTTTCACAGATCTCAGGTAGCGTTTTCCCCTAAAACTAAAATACAAGCACTAACATTAAATAAACTTAACTATCTCTAAAGACTCGTATCATTAAATTTTATTAGGGGAATGTAATTCTGGATAAAGAGTTATCGAAGTCTTCTGCTTTTTGATTTGACAATAAAAGAAGagaataaagaataaagaaggaaaaaaagaagggataagggagaaagggaaggagggaagaaggaagggaataAAACAAAGATTGGAGGGGGAGCAAAAGAGACAAAGAGCTTTATTAAAGAGAAAATGTCTTAAAATTTGAGGAGAAAGGAGAATCAGTGTTATCCAGaatgctagatttttttttttttaacattatgtttttcatttatgaACCGACTCAACCCAAGTATAAACAACCACTAAGCATTTTCTACTGTATTATTATTCTGGGTATACTTGGAATTTTGTTGTATTCTTGTGTCTCTTTTTAAAGCATGTTTTTGTACAATAAAGCTATATTATAGCCTAGATTATTTTATGTCAAATTAGATTACTAAAATATAATTATTACTTGCAGTAATAGGTctcataaaggaaaataaaataggcAAAGCCATTATTGGCCATGTTTTGTTATAATTACAAGTTGTTATTTATAATTGACTTTTGAAGTGGCTGTTAGAAATCTTAagatttttaatgttatttcacGAAAGCCACAAATCAAAACTCATAATTTTGATTACACGTATTTAAATGGTGCTCAATTTATAGTAATCATAGTAACATTTGCGTTTATATGCTCTgagaataatataaaataatcatGATATGCCACCATAGTGTGCTTATTAAGGAAAGTTTATCTATTCTTGAAACTTTACTGAAGGATACAGGGATGCACAAAGATCCCATTGAAAGCAATCCAAATACCAAGGGAAATTGTTAGACTAACTAATGGGGGAAGGCCAGTGCAAAGCCtagattataaatttttttttatgtatttttcttctagattaaaaggagagagagatagGTCCATGACTGAATAGATAGATGACAGGACAAATAGAGTGAGAATGTTGAGAAAGGTCAAGGTCAGGAGGACAACTTGAACAATTCAGTGTTATATAATAGTATCACCAACTTTCCAAGTATGAGAAAAGTAATAATTAACTGAAATCATAGATTTCTTTGGAAGTTATTGTCATAAAGAATTGTTTCATGACAAGGTATATAAAGACTAGTATAAAGACAAAACTAGTGAACTTCCAGCGAACCTCCTAACAAAGCAGCTCTCCAGCCTGcatgaatatattttttttctcttaggagTATACAATGGATGTTTTCTTTCGCCAAACTTGGACTGATGAGAGGTTGAAGTTTGGGGGACCAACTGAGATTCTAAGTTTGAATAACTTGATGGTCAGTAAAATCTGGACACCTGACACTTTTTTCAGGAATGGTAAAAAGTCCATTGCTCATAACATGACAACGCCTAATAAGCTCTTCAGAATCATGCAGAACGGAACCATTCTGTATACCATGAGGTGAGGTTCTCCCAGTTCTGTTTCCTCTGCTCAAGTGATCTGCTCAGCATATTAACTCAGAACCATTTATTTTGATGTACCCAGGCTTACTATCAATGCTGACTGTCCCATGAGGCTGGTTAACTTTCCTATGGATGGGCATGCTTGTCCACTCAAGTTTGGCAGCTGTAAGTCACAAAAAGCTTCTGAGAGTCAAATAATGCTTTTAAGATATGGAATTATTTGGTTGTAGTCAGAGACTAGAAAGCAAAAGAGATATTACTATGGTACATGCAGTGTGATCCCAGAAATATGCTTAATTAATTATGTCAGTGAATCTTATAGACACAGGTTTTTGTTATCCAGATTAAAGGAAAACATTCAAGCAAATTTTTTGTCTTTACTTCTGTTTTATATAAGCAAGgcttgctttgaaaaaaaaagaaaaagaaaattagtcaGATTCACTGCTATGTTCAATTTGTTTCAAAAAAATTCAGATGCTTACCCCAAAAGTGAAATCATATATACGTGGAAAAAGGGACCACTTTACTCTGTAGAAGTCCCAGAAGAATCTTCAAGCCTCCTCCAGTATGATCTGATTGGACAAACAGTATCTAGTGAGACAATTAAATCTAACACTGGTAAGAAAGTGACCAATGTATGACTATAATCCTGCAAAATCACAGAGAGCATGCTTTCAAACTATCTATTCCTGTTTCATCTGCATTGGCCATCCTCAGCTTTGCTTGGTTTTGAAGTGATGAGGAACTTTGCTTAAAATTCATTTTGCAACCAGGTGCACATAAAGGTTTGCGGAACCTTGGAAGGAGTTGTATTTATATGACACAAAGAACCCCACCGAAAATAATGAATTGTGTCCCTTTGCTCTATCATTTGCTGATCAAGTGGCTTTGTCATACGTTGAGATatgccctttttttgttttcttcgagCCCATGCTAATTGTAAAACCTGCATGACTTATTTTCAGTTGCATTCTTTTTGCATGCTGCCAACAGCAATAATGCTGATATACGTGTCTTTCAACAGGTGAATACGTAATAATGACAGTTTATTTCCACTTGCAAAGAAAGATGGGCTACTTCATGATACAGATATATACTCCGTGCATTATGACGGTCATTCTTTCCCAGGTGTCTTTCTGGATTAATAAGGAGTCTGTCCCGGCAAGAACTGTCTTTGGTACGCCTCACTGTTTCTGCTCTCCTTGCGTTCATCCACCACCTCTCAATGCTTGTATATTTTAGGGGAATATTCACATCTGTGTTTTTCCCATCCACAAGGGCAACACAGTCTTACCTCATTCAGGCACGTGTATCATGTAAAATGACCTTCATGTTATAGCAAGTGGTGTGGTGAATCAACAAAAATTTTGCCTCTATGGGAATTCTAGCTGGTTTCCAAGGACTTTCATGTGTTTTCCTTAAGAGTTGTTGATCTGCACTtgctttttcaaaagaaaaagcagacagGTAAAAACTGACTTATATATCCACTAAACCAAAAGGTTAATAAGATATAAACTATATCTCACTCTTATTTGGTTGAACCATACAAAATTGCCAGTTTTGTACatctaaaatatttacatatCACCTATAGCTCAACCTAAGCATATAGTTCCACTTACGATGTTTAGGATCACTACTAGTTGTGATGGAGCAGAACAAAATAATAAGAAAGAGAGCTGTTACAAAATATCATCAGTGAACTTTTAAATGTTTGATTAATGTAACAAACTCCAACTTTTTCTGGTTTTTCGTGATTATAAATTTAGTAGTTCATAGAGAAGACCTGAATTAAACTGAAATCTCAGTTGaaccttaatttttattttttagaatagttcttttttttgtaaactaTATCTGTGTAAATATATTGACCATCAACATCAACATTACACAGGTCCAAATTACATAAATTTCCCAAGTCATAATTCAAGAAGGAAAACTACTGGTGCATGAGTAATAAAATTGTTATTTTCTCATGAGTAAATTTTTAACTTAAAAccgggctaaaaaaaaaaacaaacccactgcaatcaagtgaattctgactcatggtgactctacaggtcagaatagaattgcccagtaggatttccaagactgtaaatctttcgcaga
The window above is part of the Elephas maximus indicus isolate mEleMax1 chromosome 2, mEleMax1 primary haplotype, whole genome shotgun sequence genome. Proteins encoded here:
- the GABRA6 gene encoding gamma-aminobutyric acid receptor subunit alpha-6 — encoded protein: MASPLPWLYFILWLDTTLGNLKEEGNLYSQNISRILDNLLEGYDNRLRPGFGGAVTEVKTDIYVTSFGPVSDVEMEYTMDVFFRQTWTDERLKFGGPTEILSLNNLMVSKIWTPDTFFRNGKKSIAHNMTTPNKLFRIMQNGTILYTMRLTINADCPMRLVNFPMDGHACPLKFGSYAYPKSEIIYTWKKGPLYSVEVPEESSSLLQYDLIGQTVSSETIKSNTGEYVIMTVYFHLQRKMGYFMIQIYTPCIMTVILSQVSFWINKESVPARTVFGITTVLTMTTLSISARHSLPKVSYATAMDWFIAVCFAFVFSALIEFAAVNYFTNLQTQEAKRNAQIAAPPPVTISKAKEPLEAKIVLHPDSKYHLKKRITSLTLPIVPSSESSKVLTRVPILQPTPLTPPPLSPDFGGTSKIDQYSRILFPVAFAGFNLVYWIVYLSKDTMEVSGSVE